In Pseudomonas putida, a genomic segment contains:
- the codA gene encoding cytosine deaminase: MNIINARLRGKPGLYRIELSGERIDAIHAQPDVAVSAGDGDIDAGQNLVTAPFVEPHIHLDATLTAGEPAWNMSGTLFEGIERWAERKAMTTHEDIKSRATKTIGMLVDHGIQHVRTHVDVTDPTLTALKAMVEVREEVRHLVDLQIVAFPQEGIESYDNGRALMTEAVALGADVVGGIPHFENTRDQGVSSIKFLMDLAERTGCLVDVHCDETDDPQSRFLEVLAEEARVRGMGARVTASHTVAMGSYDNAYCSKLFRLLKRSGINFISCPTESIHLQGRFDTWPKRRGVTRVAELDRAGINVCFGQDSIVDPWYPLGNGNILRVLEAGLHICHMLGYEDIQRSLDLITDNSARTLNLGERYGIEVGRPANLLVLSAPDDYEMIRSQGHALVSIRGGKVLMRRTPAQVERFA, translated from the coding sequence ATGAACATCATTAACGCCCGCCTGCGCGGCAAGCCTGGCCTGTACCGCATCGAACTCAGTGGTGAGCGCATCGACGCCATCCATGCCCAGCCGGATGTGGCCGTATCCGCTGGCGACGGCGACATCGACGCCGGCCAGAACCTGGTCACCGCGCCGTTCGTGGAGCCGCACATCCACCTCGATGCCACGCTGACCGCCGGTGAGCCGGCCTGGAACATGAGCGGCACGCTGTTCGAGGGTATCGAGCGCTGGGCTGAGCGCAAGGCCATGACCACCCACGAGGACATCAAGAGCCGCGCCACCAAGACCATTGGCATGCTGGTGGATCATGGCATTCAGCACGTGCGCACCCACGTGGACGTCACCGACCCAACCCTGACCGCGCTCAAGGCCATGGTCGAGGTGCGTGAAGAGGTGCGTCACCTGGTCGACCTGCAGATCGTCGCCTTCCCCCAGGAAGGTATCGAAAGCTATGACAACGGCCGAGCCCTGATGACCGAGGCCGTGGCCCTCGGTGCCGACGTGGTCGGTGGCATTCCGCACTTCGAAAACACCCGCGACCAGGGCGTGTCGTCGATCAAGTTCCTGATGGACCTGGCCGAGCGCACCGGCTGCCTGGTGGACGTGCACTGCGACGAGACCGACGACCCGCAGTCGCGCTTTCTCGAAGTGCTGGCCGAAGAGGCCCGCGTACGTGGGATGGGCGCGCGGGTCACCGCCAGCCATACCGTGGCCATGGGCTCCTATGACAACGCCTACTGCTCCAAGCTGTTCCGCCTGCTCAAGCGCTCAGGCATCAACTTCATCTCGTGCCCGACCGAAAGCATCCACCTGCAAGGGCGTTTCGACACCTGGCCCAAGCGTCGTGGTGTGACCCGCGTCGCTGAGCTGGACCGTGCCGGGATCAACGTCTGCTTCGGCCAGGATTCGATCGTCGACCCCTGGTATCCGCTGGGCAACGGCAACATTCTGCGTGTGTTGGAGGCGGGCCTGCATATCTGCCACATGCTCGGCTACGAAGACATCCAGCGCTCGTTGGACTTGATCACCGACAACAGCGCCCGCACGCTCAACCTGGGCGAGCGCTATGGCATCGAAGTAGGGCGCCCGGCCAACCTGCTGGTGCTGTCGGCGCCGGACGACTACGAGATGATTCGTAGCCAGGGCCATGCGCTGGTGTCGATCCGCGGTGGCAAGGTGCTGATGCGCCGTACTCCGGCGCAGGTAGAGCGCTTCGCTTGA
- a CDS encoding DUF3618 domain-containing protein encodes MSTSFEHEAQKSPDTLEQEINAKRDRISGLVDALEQRLSPGQLVDQMLAYTKGNGGEFCHNLGTTLKNNPVPTTLTALGLAWLAINQNRPFNPGPAHHGPGLGDKLGDAVDSVKGAFAQAGDKLHEATDNVRAKAHDLRDKANELGHDARDSVNDSADSLRHRAQVAGDQASALKGQVDHLLKEQPLVLAALGIALGAALGAALPSTRKEDQLLGSASDRVTDKLKANAQQAKDTVKQGIDQAGDKLAASDGQRPADTDLSSGLGFRE; translated from the coding sequence ATGAGCACGTCATTCGAACACGAAGCGCAAAAAAGCCCGGATACCCTCGAGCAGGAAATCAACGCCAAGCGCGATCGCATCAGCGGCCTGGTCGACGCCCTGGAGCAACGCCTGAGCCCGGGCCAACTGGTCGACCAGATGCTTGCCTACACCAAGGGCAATGGCGGAGAGTTCTGCCACAACCTAGGTACCACACTGAAAAACAATCCAGTGCCCACTACCCTGACTGCCCTGGGCCTGGCCTGGTTGGCGATCAACCAGAATCGTCCGTTCAACCCGGGGCCGGCGCATCACGGGCCAGGGTTGGGGGACAAACTCGGGGACGCAGTGGACAGCGTCAAGGGGGCCTTCGCCCAGGCGGGCGACAAGCTCCACGAGGCCACCGACAATGTGCGTGCCAAAGCCCATGACCTGCGCGACAAGGCCAACGAACTGGGGCATGACGCCCGCGATTCGGTCAATGACTCGGCCGACAGCCTGCGCCATCGCGCCCAGGTCGCGGGTGACCAGGCGAGCGCGCTGAAGGGCCAGGTCGACCATTTGCTCAAGGAGCAGCCATTGGTGCTGGCAGCATTGGGCATTGCGCTGGGCGCGGCGCTGGGCGCGGCGTTGCCGTCGACGCGCAAGGAGGACCAACTGCTGGGTTCGGCCAGTGACCGTGTGACTGACAAGCTCAAGGCCAACGCCCAGCAGGCCAAGGACACGGTGAAACAGGGCATCGACCAGGCTGGCGACAAGCTTGCGGCCAGCGATGGTCAGCGCCCCGCAGACACGGACCTGTCATCGGGCCTTGGCTTTCGCGAGTGA
- a CDS encoding phage holin family protein: MMNNDPLKSPAPHVDDQLGVGGLLRQLMREVPELFTKELALAKAELQHNLNTLKAGTAAVAGGAIVLLAGFIILLLAAVYGLATVVEPWLAALLVGGITVIVGFIMLQAGKKQFEPTHLAPDRTLHAMQQDKDTLKRKLP, from the coding sequence ATGATGAACAATGACCCACTCAAAAGCCCCGCACCTCATGTCGACGACCAACTGGGCGTTGGCGGCCTGCTGCGACAGCTGATGCGTGAAGTGCCCGAGCTGTTCACCAAGGAGCTGGCGCTGGCCAAGGCCGAACTGCAGCACAACCTCAACACCCTCAAGGCCGGAACCGCTGCGGTCGCCGGGGGCGCCATCGTGCTGCTGGCCGGGTTCATCATCCTGCTCCTTGCGGCGGTGTACGGCCTGGCCACGGTGGTCGAGCCGTGGCTCGCGGCGCTGCTGGTCGGCGGCATCACGGTGATCGTCGGCTTCATCATGCTGCAAGCGGGCAAGAAGCAGTTCGAGCCCACGCACCTGGCGCCTGACCGCACCCTGCATGCCATGCAGCAAGACAAGGACACGCTGAAGAGGAAGCTGCCATGA
- a CDS encoding antitoxin translates to MQKVLADTVVSVAELKDDPVAVMATAGDLPVAVLNHDHVMAYLVPAKLYEVLIQQLDDFALIQVAESRASEQGVPVSLDDL, encoded by the coding sequence ATGCAGAAAGTGTTGGCTGACACCGTGGTGAGTGTTGCGGAACTCAAGGACGATCCTGTCGCTGTGATGGCCACTGCGGGCGACTTGCCAGTGGCAGTGCTGAATCACGATCATGTCATGGCCTATCTGGTGCCAGCGAAATTGTATGAGGTACTCATACAACAGCTTGATGATTTCGCGTTGATTCAAGTGGCAGAATCCCGCGCCTCTGAACAAGGTGTTCCGGTTTCTCTGGACGATCTGTAA
- a CDS encoding LysR family transcriptional regulator, whose translation MSDRLLNDRLDWNLLRTFRVIGQELSISRAAARLHLTQPAVSQALKRLEEQLGRQLIARRGPRFVLTEVGEQLFALAGEVYGQMSQIGGLLEQPADEVVGKVRLLMISRIVNERLDEFLAGFHRQHPRVELQIDVMRSSDIVAALQEKTATAGLSLNRKAQTRLEQRLFQRQRYAFFCGRHHALFGCQEGDLQKENFVSFTSDQIGGMLSPLTIFRDQQGFSGRIVASSPSLEEVRRLVIAGFGIGCLPEHVVADDVTAGLLWKLPPHEGIADVDIHLLWNRDQRMSRAESVFIEALRGSLMSRTDQG comes from the coding sequence ATGTCCGACCGCCTGCTCAACGACCGCCTCGACTGGAACCTGCTGCGCACTTTCCGGGTGATCGGCCAGGAACTGTCCATCAGCCGCGCCGCGGCTCGCCTGCACCTCACCCAGCCGGCGGTGAGCCAGGCCCTCAAGCGCCTGGAAGAACAACTGGGGCGGCAATTGATCGCCCGCCGTGGGCCACGCTTCGTACTGACTGAAGTCGGCGAGCAACTGTTCGCCCTGGCGGGTGAGGTCTATGGGCAGATGTCGCAGATCGGCGGCCTGCTGGAACAACCGGCCGACGAAGTGGTGGGCAAGGTACGCCTGCTGATGATCAGCCGGATCGTCAACGAGCGCCTCGACGAATTCCTGGCCGGGTTTCATCGCCAGCACCCGCGGGTGGAGTTGCAGATCGATGTGATGCGCAGCTCCGACATCGTCGCCGCGCTGCAGGAAAAGACCGCAACCGCTGGGCTCAGCCTCAACCGCAAGGCACAGACCCGCCTGGAACAGCGGCTGTTCCAGCGCCAGCGCTATGCATTTTTCTGCGGTCGGCATCACGCGCTGTTCGGTTGCCAGGAGGGCGATCTGCAGAAAGAGAACTTCGTCAGTTTCACCAGCGACCAGATCGGCGGCATGCTCTCGCCGCTGACGATCTTCCGCGACCAACAGGGGTTTTCCGGCCGTATCGTGGCGTCGTCACCAAGCCTGGAGGAAGTACGCCGGCTGGTGATCGCCGGCTTCGGTATCGGCTGCCTGCCCGAGCATGTGGTGGCCGATGACGTGACGGCGGGCTTGCTGTGGAAGCTGCCGCCCCATGAAGGCATCGCCGATGTCGACATCCACTTGCTGTGGAACCGCGATCAGCGCATGAGCCGGGCGGAAAGCGTATTTATCGAGGCGTTGCGGGGGAGTTTGATGTCACGTACCGACCAGGGGTGA
- a CDS encoding MFS transporter, translated as MKPAASPQPRRAAAAAFIGTMIEWYDFYIYATAAALVFGALFFPSDDSLFSTMAAFGTFAVGFFARPLGGIIFGHVGDRIGRKKSLVITLLMMGVVTVCIGLLPTYAQIGATAPVLLILLRIVQGIAVGGEWGGAVLMAGEHAPKGRRTFFASFAQLGSPAGLILSLLAFGAVTRLPEAELMSWGWRVPFLASALLLLVGLAIRLGVNESPEFLASREAAHKAQRKEQAPVLEVLRTAWRPLLLCIGANTLGIAGVYFTNTFMISYTTQQLHLERSLILECLFFVAIIQFCIQPLAAWCSEKLGATRFLALVSVLAMASPYPMFVLVSTGEGPLIVLGIALAAACMASFYAVIAGYVSGMFATRVRYTAISLAYQVCGAIAGGLTPLIGTWLAHSFVGQWWPMALFYTLIASISLICVLALARQHAHAQRLELA; from the coding sequence ATGAAGCCAGCCGCTTCGCCCCAGCCGCGCCGTGCCGCTGCCGCCGCATTCATCGGTACCATGATCGAGTGGTATGACTTCTACATCTACGCCACCGCTGCCGCGCTGGTGTTCGGCGCCTTGTTCTTCCCCTCGGACGACAGCCTGTTCAGCACCATGGCGGCCTTCGGCACCTTTGCCGTGGGCTTCTTCGCCCGCCCGCTGGGCGGCATCATCTTCGGCCACGTGGGCGATCGCATCGGGCGCAAGAAATCCCTGGTCATCACCCTGCTGATGATGGGCGTGGTCACCGTGTGCATCGGCCTGCTGCCGACCTACGCTCAGATCGGCGCCACCGCGCCGGTGCTGTTGATTCTCCTGCGCATCGTCCAAGGCATCGCCGTGGGCGGCGAGTGGGGTGGGGCGGTATTGATGGCCGGTGAACACGCGCCCAAGGGCCGTCGGACCTTCTTCGCCTCGTTCGCCCAGTTGGGCAGCCCGGCGGGCCTGATCCTTTCGCTGCTGGCCTTTGGCGCGGTGACCCGCCTGCCCGAAGCCGAGTTGATGAGCTGGGGTTGGCGCGTGCCGTTTCTGGCCAGCGCATTGCTGCTGTTGGTGGGCCTGGCGATCCGCCTGGGCGTCAACGAATCGCCGGAGTTCCTTGCCAGTCGCGAAGCGGCGCACAAGGCCCAACGCAAGGAGCAAGCGCCGGTACTCGAAGTGCTACGCACTGCCTGGCGCCCACTGCTGCTGTGTATCGGCGCCAATACCCTGGGCATTGCCGGGGTCTACTTCACCAATACCTTCATGATCAGCTACACCACTCAGCAGCTGCACCTGGAGCGCTCGTTGATCCTCGAATGCCTGTTCTTCGTGGCGATCATCCAGTTCTGCATCCAGCCACTGGCCGCATGGTGTTCGGAAAAACTCGGTGCCACGCGCTTCCTGGCGCTGGTGTCGGTGCTGGCGATGGCCTCGCCGTATCCGATGTTCGTCCTGGTCAGCACTGGCGAGGGGCCGCTGATCGTGCTCGGTATCGCCCTGGCCGCAGCGTGCATGGCCTCGTTCTACGCGGTGATCGCCGGTTACGTCAGCGGCATGTTCGCCACCCGTGTGCGCTACACCGCCATTTCCCTGGCCTACCAGGTGTGCGGCGCCATCGCCGGCGGGCTGACCCCGCTGATCGGCACTTGGCTGGCCCATAGCTTTGTCGGCCAATGGTGGCCGATGGCGCTGTTCTACACGCTCATTGCCAGCATCTCGCTGATCTGCGTGCTGGCCCTGGCGCGCCAGCATGCCCATGCCCAGCGCCTGGAACTGGCCTGA